The following proteins are encoded in a genomic region of Diadema setosum chromosome 10, eeDiaSeto1, whole genome shotgun sequence:
- the LOC140234233 gene encoding sulfotransferase 1C2-like — MTAKSSQIPPLALFQHCYNGIWYPKVVLSSSIEALRLFEVRPDDVWVTSVPKSGTHWMQEIVSLILNEGYPEKVDRTLLSSCAEMISMEQKFPTEIEDVGKVQLDMSPFLDVIDKAPSPRVIITHLRLTCLPCDMLKKAKAIYCLRNPKDVATSWFNFMSVSDMVTFKWEDSFEQFLQGKMHWGPWPAHVKEFLECRDENNLLIVQYEELLRDPMTGVRKIAEHIGRPLSDEVLERVVMNSTLSKMKETYRKLAEAGRESLTRGPGTNSFLNKGKIGQWKTCFTVAQNEIFDEWYQKEMAGTNFNISFE, encoded by the exons ATGACTGCCAAGAGTTCCCAGATTCCACCGCTagctttatttcagcattgTTATAATGGGATATGGTACCCGAAGGTTGTTCTCAGCTCCAGCATCGAAGCACTTCGGTTATTCGAAGTTCGTCCCGACGATGTTTGGGTGACCTCGGTCCCAAAATCAG GAACACACTGGATGCAAGAAATCGTATCTCTCATCTTGAACGAAGGCTACCCGGAAAAAGTAGATCGAACTCTGCTTTCTTCTTGTGCCGAGATGATTAGCATGGAGCAGAAATTCCCGACGGAGATAGAGGACGTGGGCAAGGTTCAGTTGGACATGTCACCGTTCTTGGATGTGATTGACAAAGCGCCCTCACCGAGGGTCATTATCACACATCTCCGACTGACTTGTCTGCCCTGTGACATGTTGAAGAAAGCTAAG gCGATCTACTGTCTCCGCAATCCGAAAGATGTCGCCACGTCATGGTTTAACTTCATGTCGGTTTCTGATATGGTGACGTTCAAATGGGAGGATAGCTTCGAGCAATTCCTGCAGGGGA AAATGCACTGGGGACCCTGGCCTGCACACGTCAAAGAATTCCTTGAGTGTCGGGATGAGAACAATCTGCTAATCGTACAGTATGAGGAGCTCTTGAGG GATCCGATGACAGGTGTCAGGAAAATCGCCGAACACATCGGGCGCCCTCTATCGGACGAAGTTCTGGAACGGGTTGTGATGAACAGCACGCTGTCGAAAATGAAGGAGACGTATCGCAAGCTGGCAGAGGCTGGGCGCGAAAGTCTCACCCGAGGTCCTGGCACGAATTCGTTTCTCAACAAAG GTAAGATCGGGCAGTGGAAAACTTGCTTCACTGTGGCACAAAATGAGATCTTCGATGAATGGTATCAGAAAGAAATGGCGGGGACGAACTTCAACatatcatttgaatga